The following DNA comes from Vigna radiata var. radiata cultivar VC1973A chromosome 4, Vradiata_ver6, whole genome shotgun sequence.
GGATGGCAGTGGTGAGTCCTGTGCTTGCAACATCACAAAGGATGGGTTCTGTGAGGTCACCTTCTCATGCTAGTGGGGAAATTTTGGAGGAGCCTAATCCAGGTGTGGTTGATCAGCCAATCTATGTTGCTGTGGCAAAAGAAGTGAAGGAGAGCAGATCAAATCTGATATGGGCAATACAACACTCCGGAGGAAAGAGGATTTGCATTCTTTATGTTCATGTTCGTGCAACAATGATCCCCCTACGTATGTATATACTATGTTTCTCTATATGTATTTGTTCTTTGATTTCTTAAATTTCTTGATTCTTTATCTTGAAATTTTCTATCAGCTTAACTAACTCAACTTGGGGTCATGGTAACTGTTTGGTTTACAATGGATATGACCCTGCTTAAGTCGGGAGGGTCACTTTAAAGTGCACTCACTATTGCCAGTTAGAAATGGTCAGGTATTTGAAGTTAGAACCAAATAAGGCTCATAGAATAATCAGGCCAACTTCAGAAATCTAGTTATAAGATCATTatgttccattttttttttaagttttaaagtctgAACTTGAAGATGTTGTTGAGTGGTAGGTGTCAAATTGACCATTTGTTGTATTAGTTTATTATTGGAGTAGTTATTATCAGGAAACAATTTTGGGTTTAATGCATGCTAACTGTTGTAAATTCTCTCTGCCCTGCTGTATTTTCATTCATACATGATCATGATCTAAAACATCCATGTTCTTGTTTATAGTGGGAGGTAAATTCCCTACAAGTGCACTAAAAGAGGAGCAGGTTCAAGCATActgggaagaagaaaaacaaaacatgcaTAGGACTCTGGATGAATATCTTCAAATCTGTCAACGGATGGGGGTAACTATTGTAATTCTATGAGCATGTGTAGTTTGAAAGTTTCTTAATATGCACTAATAACTTTCTGATATAGGTGCGAGCAGAAAAATTGCATATTGAAATGGATAGCATTGAAAAAGGAATTATAGAGCTTGTATCTCAGCATGGCATCCGAAAGCTTGTAATGGGAGCAGCATCAGATAAGTACTATAATAGGTAAGACACCAAATAACCTACCTCCAACCACAATGTTCTGTTCATTTTGACccaaaatttgatgatgataatgtaAAAAGTATTGAAGATGGTATAGtggttatttttgtaatgaataagataaataaatttctatACTTGTGGACAGCATGCAAACAGCCATACTTTCTGGGGTGGATTTTTTCAGTGAATCATGATTGTTTGGATAGGCTTCTCCAGAAGCacttttagaagagaaaaataaaaagaaaaaaaatgaaacgaaCTTCTTCACTGGctaaaattaacttatgcaCAAGTTTGGAATAAGAATTTAGAGAAGATATACATGTGAGCTTCTACAAATTAGCTTATGGAGAAGCGTATTcatttcttcttatttcttttcctaGAAATGCTTATGGAGAAGTATgtccaattttattttgtctagTTCAGTGGCTTTTTTAGATGGATCTATACCTCTCCACTTTGATTGTATTGTCTCAAAGTGTTTTGGGTGTCTGGAGCTATCATATTCCTTTACCAATTCATATGCACGTGTAATTTTGCAGACACTGTGCTCTCTTTTGTTTGTTCTGACAATCAACTAGTTATATCTTTTGATAACTTCCCTATTTTTGTATCTGtttgtttttatgaaataaatattatgttatgaTGAGCTTATTTGCATGACATTGTAGGAGAATGATGGACCTTAGATCTAAGAAAGCCATATATGTGTGTAAACAAGCTCCAGCTTATTGTCACATACAGTTTATCTGCAAAGGGCACCTTATACACACAAGGTATGTGAAATCTGAAAAAGATTAATGTGTTTTGATATTCATGTGTATAGTGTCTTATGaaagataaaagtaattaaGAAGGAAGGTTTGTAGTCCTGGGAATACTATGTTTAAGCACAGTTTTATCTCATTTCATTATTTCAGTttctattttgtatttatttccttgtagtttaatttcttttatttttaactgtaaTCATGTAGCTTATAAATGTTAGGATGAATCTCCCCAGACGGATCTGTAGCTTGTACTCATTATCagaagataataaataatacccAATTCTTAATCTCCTTTTTCAAGATGGTATAAGAGCTTCGGATCCTAGGGACTCTACTTCTGCATTCAAACCCCAGAGGTCATCATTGCAGCTGATTTTATTCGTCTATTCAGTATATAGCACCTTCATTGCATTCAGGACTTAGATTCAACACTTTAATTGCCATTGGAACTCATTGCCACCATTGTCATCACTGGTTTCTTCATGTTATTTACTTTCCTTTTTTCAATTGTGATTGTGCAAAACTATAGCCTATAAATATTAGGATCATTCTCCATGTCTATATAGTCTATTCATATTATCAAATAACAAAGTACAATTCCTAATATTCTTTTCCGAGTTGTTAAGCTCTAATTCTTTTTTCAACTCTTGATATAACTAACTTGTATGGTATTATGTGCTAAAATTATCCCTCCAATAGTGTCTTTGCACTTGGATTAGATCATTTCTGGTACTGATTTACTGATGTAACATATTAACTCAGGGATCACAGTTTGAATGAAGGTAATGTAGAGGTTGCATCTCCTTTGGTGCAGCAAGTGCCAAACTCTGTGAGAACTTTCAGATCACAGTCTGTTACACTGGGGCAAGGTCGCCGAGGAAATCTAACCAATGATGCGCGCAGACTAAGGTCTGCCAGTGATGGACATGTAGCAACCTTTCCAGCTGTTTCTTCTCCAGAAGAAACTGTAGGGTTTTCAACTCCACGTGACAGGATGGGTACAGAAGTAAGTTCTGATGAATCAGAGAGGCTGTCAATGATGAGTCCTTCTGGCTTGTCAATATCCTCTGAGAGTGCAGTTGATCTAGCTTTGACCCCAGGATTAATTACTGAAGGCAGTGAGAATGCATTAGAGTTGACTATGAGTCAGCTGGTTATAGAGGATCTTCATCATTCATCTCCTCCTAGTACACTGGTATACACAaatgttattttcttctttttcagcAATGACTGCCTATTACAGAGCATGTGcatatattttgtattgtaaAGTTTGGAATTGATGATGCATTTTTACTTTCTAAATTGTAAATgaggaaaagatttttaattcCCAAGCTTTATGCtgatatttttggaaaaattgATTGAACACTAGCAGGATGGTGGAATAGATGATACTATCTACGACCAGCTTCAACAAGCTATGACGGAAGCGGAGGATGCTTCACTAACTGCATATAAAGAAACTGTTAGACGTAGGAATGCTGAAAAAGAAGCCTTTGAAGCTATACGCAAGGTAGTTATTTGGTTGTTGAGTTCTTATTTTACTTCTTCAGTACGTACATGATCATGTTTATCAGTCCCTAGTTAAACAAGGAAGGATCACATACGAAGCAACCTTAATAATGCTAATGATCATTTGAATGAATAGGTGCAAGGACACTGGGCAAAAGAGTGTTAGTTAAAGTAGTGACTGAACAAAAAATAGAATTGAAGGGGGAGGGGGAGGGGGAGGATATTCATTCAAATTTGTTTCATCTATAAATTGAGCATCTGTTGTCTGTAAAAGGGGAAATCCTTGGAGGAGAGTTATCCTTCCTGTTCCCATATCCTTTGTGGTCAAGAAATAcaatctctcttttcttctattttctaatCTGGGTTCCTAACAGTAGGAAtcattttaagttatattatcTAGTGATAGGCCAATGTTGCAGCTCCATACCACCTCTAATCCTTATTAACGTTTGAACTGCCCAATTGACAGGCTAAAGCTTCTGAAAGCTTATATACGGAGGAGTTGAACCTGAGGAAATTGGCAGAGGAAGAActtaggaaagaaaaagaagaacttgAGAATGCTAAGAGACTGAGAGACAAAGTTAGGGAAGAACTCCACCTTGCCCTTGATCAGAAGGCATCTCTGGAGAGTCAGATTGCATCATCTGAACTTATCATAAAGGAGCTGGAGCAGAAGATTGTATCTGCTGTGGATCTGTTACAGAGCTACAAGAATGAACGAGAGGAATTGCAGATTCAGCGTGATAATGCTTTGAGAGAGGCCGAAGAATTGAGGAAAAAGCAAGGAGAGGCCTCAAGCTCCCATGTCCCTCAATTGTTCTCAGAATTCTCATTTTCAGAGATTAAAGAAGCAACAGATAACTTCAATCCATCCTTAAAAATTGGTGAAGGTGGATATGGAAGTATATTTAAAGGTGTCTTGAGTTACACTGAGGTGGCTATAAAAAGATTGCACTCTGACAGCATGCAAGGACCCTTGGAGTTTCAACAGGAGGTAAGGTGGTTTGACTTTTATATGATAGTCTAAAACATCTTATTCTAATCATCGATAAATCATTGGTGTGCTGGATGTAGAACTTCTGAAAACACCCGTGTAAAAGtccaagaataaaataaagttggCCTCAACTGATCTTTCAttgatataagaaaaaaaaaactgaggaGCTAGTAGCAAAAAAGTAATAGATTTTTTAGGTTCTCCTAAAATCTAAATTCCTatgttttgcatattttttttggaACTTCTGTTTTTTGGTTCTTGGTATAATAATGTATTATCAATCTTGTCTCTAAGGGTATGAATGAAGGGTTTATAACCTAGAtttttgtaaaatgaatatttttttttatccccaCTTTCGGTTTTGTATCAGGTTGATGTGCTGAGCAAACTAAGGCATCCCAATCTTATCACACTCATTGGAGCCTGCCCAGATGCATGGGCTCTTGTCTATGAGTATTTACCCAATGGAAGCCTCGAAGACCGCCTTGCCTGCAAGGATAATACCCCTCCATTATCATGGCAAACTCGAATCCGTGTTGCTACTGAACTATGCTCTGCCCTCATCTTTCTCCATTCCAGTAAACCTCACAGCATAGTTCATGGTGACTTGAAACCGTCCAACATTCTCCTTGATGCAAACCTTATTAGCAAGCTTAGTGACTTTGGAATATGTCGTATATTATCGAACTGTGAGGGTTCCAGTAGCAATTCTACAGAGTTTTGGAAAACTGACCCAAAGGGAACATTTGTCTACATGGATCCTGAGTTTCTTGCCTCAGGGGAACTTACTCCGAAGTCAGATGTTTATTCATTTGGAAtcatattgttgagattgttgacaggGAGACCAGCCTTGGGAATAACAAAGGAAGTGAAATATGCATTAGATACTGGAAAGTTGAAATCCCTTTTGGATCCTGTGGCTGGAGACTGGCCATTTGTGCAGGCTGAACAATTGGCTCGCTTGGCTTTGAGATGTTGTGATATGAACCGAAAGAGCCGTCCAGATCTTTATTCTGATGTCTGGAGGATACTAGATGCAATGAGAGTTTCTTCTGGAGGCACAAACTCCTTTGGACTAAGTTCTGAAGGACTTTCACAACCTCCATCATATTTTATTTGCCCAATCTTCCAGGTAACTTGCTCTGTCTACCTTTGTTTTCTGCCGTTGTAGAATCTCTGCCCCAATGAACACTTGTCTAAGGAAATGAAACTCATCCCAATTCTCATTTCATTTCGAAGTGGACACAAATTTCATGCTTGTATTTTCctattcttctttatttatttactttattctgTAACATATTTACTTCACTTACCATTACCACCAAGCTCAACGCAAAAGTAAGATTACTGCCTTTTGTCTTGGAGGTCATGCCTTCAAAATACTGGAAAAACAGCTTCACAGGGTTGCCCCTTTTCAGGATTTGACACCTCTGAAGTTAAGGCCTATTTTTATGGAATAAAGTAGGTAGTTTCAGTCGATGATCAGAAAATCAGTGGAGAATATTATGTATACAAACATAACAAATCATGGATGTATTGAATTCTCAACGGAATTTTCTCACGGCTGATATTGCCTATTTTACCTTCTAAACTGAGTTGCTCACTTTAGAGTCAAATCCCttctttatatctttattttcttctccttcaatATATCTTCCAATCAGTGGAATGATACATCTTTGAATATAAAGCTGCCATCTAAGAAAATCCTCCCTGTATGTGTTCCTACTTTGCAGGAAGTCATGCGAGATCCACATGTAGCAGCAGATGGTTTTACTTATGAAGCTGAGGCTATACGAGGATGGCTTGATGGTGGTAATGACAACTCACCAATGACTAATGGTAAGCTTGCACATCACAATCTTGTTCCCAATCGTGCTCTTCGCTCTGCAATCCATGACTGGCTTCAAAACCACTGATCAAGTGCATTATTTTTCTCCCATTTTAATTGAACTGTATATCTATTGTTTGTAGACATTCTAGGAAAGAAAGTTATCATTTCATTTTGTTAGCTTGTATCAGGTTCTTCAATCACACTTTATACCTATCCTCTTGTATAGGTTAGATAACAACATGATTATCCTACAATAGTTGTACAGTACACATTATAGAAGATATATATCAGAACTGTTCTTTGTGTGAtgatctttattttataaggAAATTGTGAGTCATGTGAAGATTTCTCCAAACTTGATAGCAGCAAcagtgttatatatataacatgaaaATCTGAAATGGCCATGATGTGGTTGGTTATTCTTTTCTGTATGGACTTATCTGAAGCAAATAGTAACACtgaaaagagattaaaaagGTTCTAAAGAGAATGTTTGAAGGAGAAGCTCAAAtgatttatgttattaaattagCTCGTAACCTTACTTCAGAAAAACATACCAACTTACAATAATCATGTGCAGAACCAATTCCAAATGGGCATcatatactataatttatttcaagAGATTGGCTTTTCTACACAAAATGATCTTCTACACGTATTACTTGAAAATGAAACATTTAACTACATGTTAAAGGACACAATTTATGTGAAAGTTTACAGTTGACTGCTAAGCATAAAACCATTTTAAATGTCtgttttttctgcataatttgtgCACGTAATCTGACTTTTGAAGACAATCGAGAACTTATGAATATATTGTCAGAAGTTGTTTTATcctgatattttgataattttttttaacaattttttgataataggatataattttattagtttatttaaatttgtatttaaaatatatatatatatatatatatatatatatatatatagttaaaagaATGTTTGTTAAAAGAGtgtttattaaaagtattttttcctttctcatatTTGAGTTGTGTGTCTTTGATTGCGTTATACGAGAGATTCTTAGACAACGCCGGTCCTACCATACCATTTCACTCCAACAAGATTTTTTCCAAAGACATACTTTTGGTCTCTGATCTCAACGTCAAATGAATGGATGGGAAATTTCaccattttcaaaaaaaataaatgcactaaatattttaaatgtttttatcctttaaatgattttgtttaagtaaagtaatttgagtttattattattttttgtttaaataggatatttaaattactattaaataacattattttgatattgaaCATCTAGTAATTAGAAAACGTCaatagaaaaataacttttgttgACGCGAAATAAAAAACTCTAGCTacattgtttgaaaaatattcttattctCGTTGATACACGTGGTAGCACTTAAAATCAACTATGTTTTAGGCTTGTGAGTTATGCAATTTCGGTCAAAATGGGCTTATGGGCCATGGGCCATAGGCCAACCTATTATGTGACTTTAATTACTTATTAGAACTTATAGTCAAcactttcaatatatttatcaatattcTCGAATATAAACTATTGaccaaaaacaacattttttaacacaGTTGTAAGAATATCTATCGTCTCGTCATCATTAATATACGATTTATGCCTAGTTTCTTGAATATAGggtttttgatttgaaattattatgaaCTATTATTATAAGACAATTATTATATCCATGAGAtcaatttatatgaaaaatgtaagaataattatactttttgaCACGCTTTTTTACTTTAACATTCAAGTGACACAGAATAGGTCTCactgataaatttttttaaccaatcaaattacgtaatttaaaaagttattgatattttaccgtgttaaatgaatgtaactAACATGTAAGCGTGTCATTGTACTACTATCCAAAATATAACTAGTTAGAGGCGTGGATTCACTTTTCAAAAGTATGAGATTCATGCATTGACTATTAACACATTGTGTCCTTTTTCAATGCATTCCAAAAGAGACCAAAAGTTTGTATTTCAAGAAAAGGTTTGGTTCAACCAAttatacttctttttctttctttctcattcattGTAACATGAAAAGGTGCATCATCATGCATACTACTTCTTactaaagagaagaaaaacatttaagGATGTCTATGGATAAATTCAATTTCGTTCTCGTTATTCTTATTAAAGTTTATTATGACTTtattaaaagaagaaacaatGATTTTGCACAAAGCACAAAGATAGAAGAATAAAGTTAACATATTGGTGCTTgaattttttaaggaaaaagatCGAgggttatttttcatttctattaaaTATCTCATTCTTTggctttcttttttctaaagttaacataaattaaatgttaatttgatAATATGTATAATTACTCTTTCCATTATAAggtcaaaattattttattactaataaattcaattatctatgtctatatttatagatttcataatagactttaaattataaataatttaattatgatctAATTCATGTTTAATGGtgaactaatatttattaaattcataattGTTTATATCTTACGGTGTATATCATCGAATTCTAAATTAACCAAACAATCATACAGTATAGTTtgttgaattagaaaaaataatataaaaaagaaaacccacTAAGTCACTATTTTTCCggatataattttctatttggGAAAACCTTTATAAATTGAGACATAAGTTATGGAGTTATGGTTCCACTTTTTCGTTGGGATTGGAAGCTGAATAAAGGTATggtagttatatatataatataatattcatagTGGGGGATTAAAATATTGCTTCATTGAatcttcttttaaacaaaataataatatattcagatctttattatatatattcttagaTTCAAACATTCCAATACAGTCATGAAGAATTCAAACGGAATATCCCTAAAAAGCTGCATCTTCttcagaaaaaaagaatttttataaacttaatatacataaatatcatcaaaatattatacaacttatatgtttaacatataaattatatatgtaagtAAAAgcaacatttaatataaaaatttaacatttttttgtccgaataaaaatatcatgtaCAGTTCAATTACAAAATTTACAATTAGAAGATCACATTTCGTGCATTTTATTAGTAGTGATTATTTTAGAGATTCTATGATAAAATTGAGAACAAAACTTGAAAGAGTAAAAAAATGACTaagtaataaattaaacttatgcggatgaaattattacaaaaaatattttaagagatgGCAAAGTATTTTAAGAAGAGTTAATGTAGTAACTTTGAAGGGTCTCTCTTTATATCTTTCTctatataaagtttttaataaaaaaaaagaagaacgAATAAcccttatttttagttttagctTGTGTTGTttctcaatatattttttttatttaagtatatatataatgatatttatcaatatacaattagttataataatattttatatttaaagtacacttataaaaaaatatatagtaaaattaaCATGATTTCACATTCTTAAATTTACCAATACgaagtataatatttttcaacatgtaataattattataagatttCATACAAGATAAAATTGCAAACTTTATTGTGATACGAAATTATTTAGGACCTTTATATACTAAAGATCTATTAGGTTATGGGTAATAATACTTAAACACAGATAATTTATGTTGATAAAAAATAgtagataatttaatttaaaagctaaattataaaatcaatagaTGAATTTTGCTTGAGTTATGTATGTGCTGCTTGAGCTACAAACTACGTATATTGAGCAATAACATTTTGCTTAAACAATATGATATATCATTTGAACtatacttaaaaaagaaaaaagataactccattgattttttattgttgcaGCCTTATATTATACTTAAGTAACTCAATTTAGTGCAACAAGCTACTAAGTTTTATAATCCTCATTACAATATGTTGACACATCTTTGCTTGAGTGGTAATTAATACATTGGTTTGTtgataaaaatttgtaaaaagagAGAATGGGGACATTGTCTCTTTTGTTCAACCCTCAAGAAATAATTTGTGTGAAAAACTCtatcttttcttattatatGAACCCTTgaacaataatattttgtacCTGCAACAAATGCTACCATTTCTTTTGGAATAATAGATTAAGAGGAGATGCTATATGTTAGAAGTCCCACaacgactagagataaggctaatttataatatatataagtaaggtgcaatcctcaccttacaagccggttttgtagggttgagttaggctaaactcacattctaatatggtatcagagtcatggttaaagcctatcctagcgagttctaagtgggcatttctctttctattccacccgttgtcgggccaCTATTGGACCAcctaatttctactatcacgcatgagatgtctatacctcggcgtaaagggggtgtgttggaagtcccacatcgactagagataaggctaatttataatatataagtgaggtgcaatcctcaccttacaagccggttttgtggggttgagttaggcctaaaacccacttctaacactATATGTGTAGGGTTGGGTTTTCAAAACTTATTTAGATTGTTGGTATTACTAGAAAcaatttctaaatatatattggATTGACACAAGTTTTAAATTAGGTAAGtgacaataatattattttttctattgggTATAATAGTTATTTGGTTGTATTGaataaatagaattaaatgGGATAAGAGTTATATGACAAATTGAATGAGATGATGCATTTGCATTGATATATTTCTTGATGTAAGGATAAGAATAAGCTCCTTAATGAATTTTAAGGAATTTATGTACAAATTAGAAGAATTTTAAGAAGTCATTTGTTAAGTTAATCGAAGatgtttttgtattaaatattacttGAGATAAGTATGTTAGCTTAGACACGATTCAAACAATTTGCATTAATTGCACTAATTGTCATAAGAGACTCAAATGATGTGTTTGTTTCTCAAGTGATGTGGTGTATAGTTCAAATGATCATTTATAGGTTATGAGAGAAACTGAAATTATTTCCTCTCCTTTGAAAGTTGATCGCTCCGTTCAAATATGACTATTGACTTAAGATTTGTGTTCAACACTTAAGTGTGGCAAATACAATGTACATGTGCCTTTAGTTAGTGGTAGTGTATGACATATGGTCATGAGCTTTCAAACTCTCTAAGGTGGTGAAGTTGTTTCTAAAACTTGTTAGTTTAATCTCAACACGTAGTTGTTGGTCAAACATTTGTGAGAATACACAAATTGACGAATGTTCAAGTGACAAGATGATCGTTGGAGCGAGGAAAACCTGAATATATTGTTGCTTTCAAGCTGTATTTTGCTTAAGTTGTTAGAGCAACCCTCAAACGAAatggttgattcaattgtttGTGTTAAAGATGGTTGTTCAAGTTAGAGGAGTTTGTTTAAGCGATGATGTACTAGGATGGTGATgtatattttgatgttttttgcATGTGATACATGCTTTGATAATGGTAGGTTCTATAAAGGCATGACTAATTATATATGGTTTTTTTGAAAGATATAAGattaatgttcaaatgtatGATATATGTTCTTTTCAGGCGTTCCTCCATACAcctatatatgttatatatatgtctgtgtgtgtgtgtgtgtgtgtgcatttATGTATGTAAGATTTTGATGACATTGAATGAATGGTTGTGTGACTTTTGATAGTTAATGTAGGAATACTCGAGTGGTACTGGGCCTTAGGATACAATGGTATACATAAGACTCGCTTAAGCAAAGAATTAAgagttttttttctctcctataATTCCCCTACCTACTTACTTTTACTTTCACACTTTTCTTTAACCTAACGCCACACCTCCTTCCTCAACGTTCAATCTTGATTCATGGTTGAAGATA
Coding sequences within:
- the LOC106759269 gene encoding U-box domain-containing protein 33 isoform X1, giving the protein MAVVSPVLATSQRMGSVRSPSHASGEILEEPNPGVVDQPIYVAVAKEVKESRSNLIWAIQHSGGKRICILYVHVRATMIPLLGGKFPTSALKEEQVQAYWEEEKQNMHRTLDEYLQICQRMGVRAEKLHIEMDSIEKGIIELVSQHGIRKLVMGAASDKYYNRRMMDLRSKKAIYVCKQAPAYCHIQFICKGHLIHTRDHSLNEGNVEVASPLVQQVPNSVRTFRSQSVTLGQGRRGNLTNDARRLRSASDGHVATFPAVSSPEETVGFSTPRDRMGTEVSSDESERLSMMSPSGLSISSESAVDLALTPGLITEGSENALELTMSQLVIEDLHHSSPPSTLQDGGIDDTIYDQLQQAMTEAEDASLTAYKETVRRRNAEKEAFEAIRKAKASESLYTEELNLRKLAEEELRKEKEELENAKRLRDKVREELHLALDQKASLESQIASSELIIKELEQKIVSAVDLLQSYKNEREELQIQRDNALREAEELRKKQGEASSSHVPQLFSEFSFSEIKEATDNFNPSLKIGEGGYGSIFKGVLSYTEVAIKRLHSDSMQGPLEFQQEVDVLSKLRHPNLITLIGACPDAWALVYEYLPNGSLEDRLACKDNTPPLSWQTRIRVATELCSALIFLHSSKPHSIVHGDLKPSNILLDANLISKLSDFGICRILSNCEGSSSNSTEFWKTDPKGTFVYMDPEFLASGELTPKSDVYSFGIILLRLLTGRPALGITKEVKYALDTGKLKSLLDPVAGDWPFVQAEQLARLALRCCDMNRKSRPDLYSDVWRILDAMRVSSGGTNSFGLSSEGLSQPPSYFICPIFQEVMRDPHVAADGFTYEAEAIRGWLDGGNDNSPMTNGKLAHHNLVPNRALRSAIHDWLQNH
- the LOC106759269 gene encoding U-box domain-containing protein 33 isoform X2, with protein sequence MAVVSPVLATSQRMGSVRSPSHASGEILEEPNPGVVDQPIYVAVAKEVKESRSNLIWAIQHSGGKRICILYVHVRATMIPLLGGKFPTSALKEEQVQAYWEEEKQNMHRTLDEYLQICQRMGVRAEKLHIEMDSIEKGIIELVSQHGIRKLVMGAASDKYYNRRMMDLRSKKAIYVCKQAPAYCHIQFICKGHLIHTRDHSLNEGNVEVASPLVQQVPNSVRTFRSQSVTLGQGRRGNLTNDARRLRSASDGHVATFPAVSSPEETVGFSTPRDRMGTEVSSDESERLSMMSPSGLSISSESAVDLALTPGLITEGSENALELTMSQLVIEDLHHSSPPSTLDGGIDDTIYDQLQQAMTEAEDASLTAYKETVRRRNAEKEAFEAIRKAKASESLYTEELNLRKLAEEELRKEKEELENAKRLRDKVREELHLALDQKASLESQIASSELIIKELEQKIVSAVDLLQSYKNEREELQIQRDNALREAEELRKKQGEASSSHVPQLFSEFSFSEIKEATDNFNPSLKIGEGGYGSIFKGVLSYTEVAIKRLHSDSMQGPLEFQQEVDVLSKLRHPNLITLIGACPDAWALVYEYLPNGSLEDRLACKDNTPPLSWQTRIRVATELCSALIFLHSSKPHSIVHGDLKPSNILLDANLISKLSDFGICRILSNCEGSSSNSTEFWKTDPKGTFVYMDPEFLASGELTPKSDVYSFGIILLRLLTGRPALGITKEVKYALDTGKLKSLLDPVAGDWPFVQAEQLARLALRCCDMNRKSRPDLYSDVWRILDAMRVSSGGTNSFGLSSEGLSQPPSYFICPIFQEVMRDPHVAADGFTYEAEAIRGWLDGGNDNSPMTNGKLAHHNLVPNRALRSAIHDWLQNH